The nucleotide sequence TAGCCATGGGGAAGCAGCTTCCATACTGCTGAAGTGTCTAGATCCCCAATTACCCACTTGATTTAACTGAACTTTAAAAGAACTGTAGCTCGGTGACAGAGCATATGTTTCCATGAAGAAGGTCTCTCAAGCAATTCCCCACATCTCCACTTAAAGGTGGAGGCTTGAAAGAACTTAGGGGGCTGCAGACAGTCAGCGTAAACAAAACTGGACTAAACCAGTAGTCCTCAACCTTTTCAAACCTgggacccacctttaacccaaacatgcatttaggGACccattttgtaatgtttttaccATATATGTGTATGGTAGTAGTGTTGCTGCTGCGACCCATCTTAGATCAAGCTGTGACTCAGCACTGGGTTTTGACACACCAACTAAAGACCAATGGGCTAGACCAGGGTAgctaacatagtgccctccaaatgttttggactacaagtcccatcagccccatttcAACGATCAGcgatgctgagagttgtagtcccaaaatcTGGAGGGTATCACGTTGGCTGCCCCTGGGTTAGTCAAACCAATGGCCATATAAGACACTTTAATATATTCATGTGCCTCCCCCCCACcgccaaaaaaaacccaaaggttTCGCAAAAAGCCAGGTTGAACAGTATTGGCCAAAACTCCCAACTTTAATGTCCGTCATGAATTTAGTTGTGGAGAAGCCAGAAACGTTCAACTGGGTAGCAGCAACTACAGCAAGAGCTATCACCGCGAATGAAGTTTAGCACCAAAACATAAACTACATGGAGATGGATTTGAAACCCAAATCCCAGGAAAGGTCCAGCCTGGGATTTCAGAAGAACCTGAAGAAGTGGATTATGAGCACTTCTCAGAAATACAGACAAGAGTAGTGGAAGTGGACGATGTTAGTGTTGACAACTAGGATAGTTGTAGTGTTTTAGCCCTAAGCAGTAGCTATCCTGTTAAAAATGAATCCATGGTTATTGGCATGCCCAGAGTTACTGGCGTGTCCAGAGGCCATGACACCCAAGGGCAACCAATATCTAGCAATGGTTTCCCCCATCCTCGCTTCTTGGTTCTGTCTGTAAATCATTCTGCAATGACAGCCATCACACCAAGTTCCTCCAGTTTTGCTCTGATTATGGCATCCCAGCCCTTGTTAGCCTGGGGGTTGCGAGGCGATGGGTGCATCACCCCCTCTACTCGCACTGGGATCCCAGCAGCTGACAGAGCTTTGCGGGCACGCTGCTCGGCAAAGCGGCCCACGCCAATCACCAGAGTGACACCCAAGAGCTTTACAGCTTCGCACATAGCATCATCACAGACCTGCAGGAGCTGTTCACGCTGGGCAGCCGACAGGTCAGCTGGAGTCAGGTTGCGCCCACTTTGACTGACAAAGAGCAGCGGGCAATGGTTGTGAACGAAACAGTGGCGGAAGAACACCTCGGGCTGGGTGCACACGGAGCGGAAGAAGCCCCAGAAACGGGCACCGCTCACCTCCGTCTGGGGGCACTCCAGACCTCGGATAGGTCTCTTGGGGTGCTCACATTCTGGCTTGAACACCTGTCCGTGTACACCGAGCCAGTCTCGGACAAGCTGCACTGCTCCAAAGGGCACCTGCAAGGGAGCAAGAACCATCACATGGGAATTGCAATCTGATGGGAAAATATCTGACTCCATGGGATTAGACAGATTTGCATTCACTTGGGAATTCCTGCAGTGAATCTAACCCCAGTTTTGTCAGAAAGAAGCCCCAAACCAATCTGATTCAAGAggagaaaaataaacaaatgcaagcaactaattaataaataatcatatttaaaaatacattgtcCTTCGCAGACGAGGCTTATCAAAGCCAAGGAAGAAGAGACCCTCATATTAAAACCTCTACTAGGGGTCCCATCCCGGAGGGAATCCAGATCCCCCATGAGGATATTGCAGTTCTCTCCTTGCATGGCTGCTCAAGCTCACCTAAGAAGAGAGTTGCAGGCAACTCATGCAATTAGATGACCTGAAGGAACATGATGTAGCAATCTTGCGGAAGCTATGCAGGTCTGAGTCTAATCtatgcctggatgggtgaccatcTGGGTACACTACATGTGCCAGGGGCAGTAAGCccctgaataccagatgctgggaattgcaagtggggagagtgcttgcACTcagggtcctgcctgtgggcttcccttgacctggttggccaatgtgggaacaggatgctggactagatgggcctttggcctgatccagcaggctcttcttatgttcttatgccaccttgagctctgtgctggaagaaaagtgggatataaacaagaataaaacagaaCAGTCAAGAACAGGAGTACAGATCCCAAAAATGGATGACTGCTGAGATGTGGGCTCCACctatctagagatgtgaaggcccaggcggaaaaaacagatttggggggggatccccttttttccaaagccttttttcctttttttccaaaaaatcctGAAACtttgagtttgctaatcaaagcAAAATCTTTTTGGAACTATTTatctaaggctacagtcctataccCTGAGagcaaaccccactgaactcaatgagtcttacttctgagtagacatgtatacaattGTGCTGTAAGCTTACTAACGACCAAACTTGCACAGCAAAATCTTTTGCTTTGATTTTGCTAGCTGTGCTCTGGGGACAGCCTTAATTGCTAATAATTTTGTGGAAAACAGCTATTGTGGTGAAAATAGACAAGAAAGACTGGCCAAGTTGAGAAGAGAGTTCTGAATGGGATGGAAGGGCAGCCCCTAAACATCAGAAGCTTGAGGAGATGATAGGCCTGTTCCATTTGGGCCTGTCTGAGCTCCAATCTATGGTTACATCCACAACATATTTTAACAtatactcttatacca is from Rhineura floridana isolate rRhiFlo1 chromosome 3, rRhiFlo1.hap2, whole genome shotgun sequence and encodes:
- the SMUG1 gene encoding single-strand selective monofunctional uracil DNA glycosylase, whose product is MNSSEALVSFLEGDGLAEQFLRIEREQILRLKELTFLEPVRYVYNPLDYAWEPHQDYVRRYCQSRKEVLFLGMNPGPFGMAQTGVPFGAVQLVRDWLGVHGQVFKPECEHPKRPIRGLECPQTEVSGARFWGFFRSVCTQPEVFFRHCFVHNHCPLLFVSQSGRNLTPADLSAAQREQLLQVCDDAMCEAVKLLGVTLVIGVGRFAEQRARKALSAAGIPVRVEGVMHPSPRNPQANKGWDAIIRAKLEELGVMAVIAE